One Clavibacter zhangzhiyongii genomic region harbors:
- a CDS encoding NUDIX hydrolase — protein MGDVPPAPSVFAAGAVVWRVVEGRIRVLIIHRTRRRDTSLPKGKVDPGETLPQTAVREVHEETGLRVALGVPLGAIEYGISGGRRKSVHYWSAEATDAMVAAGRFEPDDEVESVEWVSIPNARKRLDYPGEIDILDLFAGLVETGSHRSFALIALRHGHAVQPYEWDGRDAGRPLSERGRREAASIVATLAAFGPRVITSSTAERCLQTVAPLAEALGRRVKEDAGISQDAYETDGGSVRETVAKRVRKARSAVLCSHSPVLPEILHEIALATGTPDASRMPRAGMLSPAEFSVVHLSASDPEAGILAVETYGPSA, from the coding sequence GTGGGGGACGTGCCACCCGCCCCCTCCGTGTTCGCCGCCGGCGCCGTGGTCTGGCGCGTCGTCGAGGGTCGGATCCGGGTGCTCATCATCCACCGCACCCGCCGCCGCGACACGTCGCTGCCCAAGGGCAAGGTGGATCCGGGCGAGACGCTGCCGCAGACCGCCGTCCGTGAGGTGCACGAGGAGACCGGCCTGCGGGTCGCGCTCGGCGTGCCCCTCGGCGCCATCGAGTACGGCATCTCGGGTGGGCGACGCAAGTCGGTGCACTACTGGTCCGCCGAGGCGACGGACGCCATGGTCGCCGCGGGTCGGTTCGAGCCGGACGACGAGGTGGAGAGCGTGGAGTGGGTGTCGATCCCCAACGCCCGCAAGCGCCTCGACTACCCCGGCGAGATCGACATCCTCGACCTGTTCGCGGGGCTGGTGGAGACGGGGTCGCACCGGTCGTTCGCCCTCATCGCGCTGCGCCACGGGCACGCCGTCCAGCCGTACGAGTGGGACGGGCGCGACGCCGGCCGACCGCTGAGCGAGCGCGGCCGCCGTGAGGCCGCGTCCATCGTGGCGACGCTCGCGGCGTTCGGCCCCCGCGTCATCACGAGCAGCACCGCCGAGCGCTGCCTGCAGACCGTCGCGCCCCTCGCGGAGGCGCTGGGCCGCCGGGTCAAGGAGGACGCCGGCATCAGCCAGGACGCGTACGAGACCGACGGCGGATCCGTGCGGGAGACCGTCGCGAAGCGCGTCCGTAAGGCCCGCAGCGCCGTGCTCTGCAGCCACAGCCCGGTGCTGCCCGAGATCCTGCACGAGATCGCCCTCGCGACCGGGACGCCCGACGCGAGCCGCATGCCGCGCGCGGGGATGCTGTCGCCGGCCGAGTTCTCCGTGGTGCACCTGTCGGCGTCGGATCCCGAGGCGGGGATCCTCGCGGTGGAGACGTACGGCCCCTCGGCCTGA
- a CDS encoding phosphate ABC transporter substrate-binding protein PstS, which translates to MKISRLSSAAALAAVTALALSSCASNEAAAPAADGATASTLEGTLNGIGASSQGSAQEAWIQGFQTANTGVTINYSPDGSGAGREAFMAGGQNANFAGSDRALKTDELTGTFGQCADGTKPIDIPAYISPIAMIFKIDGVKELHLDPATAAGIFKGTITKWNDPAIVALNPEATMPDAAITAVHRSDDSGTTENFAKYLNTTAKAVWDAEPKGVWPYEGGEAAQGTSGVVDAVSGGTNVIGYADASRAGDLGTAKIKVGDEFVGFSPEAAAAVVDASPEAEGREDNDVVFDLDYSTTEAGVYPIVLVSYLISCQEYKDPAVGELVKAYLGYVTSAEGQKVAADSAGAAPLSETVAAQVKTAVDSIK; encoded by the coding sequence GTGAAGATCTCGCGTCTCAGCAGCGCAGCAGCCCTCGCTGCCGTCACCGCTCTCGCCCTGTCCTCCTGCGCATCGAACGAGGCGGCCGCCCCTGCCGCCGACGGCGCCACCGCGTCCACGCTCGAGGGCACGCTCAACGGCATCGGCGCCTCGTCGCAGGGCTCCGCCCAGGAGGCCTGGATCCAGGGCTTCCAGACCGCGAACACCGGCGTCACCATCAACTACTCGCCCGACGGATCGGGCGCCGGCCGCGAGGCCTTCATGGCCGGCGGCCAGAACGCCAACTTCGCCGGCTCCGACCGCGCGCTGAAGACCGACGAGCTCACCGGCACCTTCGGCCAGTGCGCCGACGGCACGAAGCCGATCGACATCCCGGCCTACATCTCCCCCATCGCCATGATCTTCAAGATCGACGGCGTCAAGGAGCTCCACCTCGACCCGGCCACCGCCGCGGGCATCTTCAAGGGCACCATCACGAAGTGGAACGACCCGGCCATCGTCGCGCTCAACCCCGAGGCCACGATGCCCGACGCCGCCATCACGGCCGTGCACCGCTCGGACGACTCGGGCACCACCGAGAACTTCGCGAAGTACCTCAACACCACGGCCAAGGCCGTCTGGGACGCCGAGCCCAAGGGCGTCTGGCCCTACGAGGGCGGCGAGGCGGCCCAGGGCACCTCGGGCGTCGTCGACGCCGTGTCCGGCGGCACCAACGTCATCGGCTACGCCGACGCGTCGCGCGCCGGAGACCTCGGCACCGCGAAGATCAAGGTCGGCGACGAGTTCGTCGGCTTCTCGCCCGAGGCCGCGGCGGCCGTCGTCGACGCCTCCCCCGAGGCCGAGGGCCGCGAGGACAACGACGTGGTCTTCGACCTCGACTACTCGACCACCGAGGCCGGCGTCTACCCGATCGTCCTGGTCAGCTACCTCATCTCCTGCCAGGAGTACAAGGACCCCGCCGTCGGCGAGCTCGTCAAGGCGTACCTCGGCTACGTGACCAGCGCCGAGGGCCAGAAGGTCGCCGCCGACAGCGCCGGCGCCGCCCCGCTCTCCGAGACGGTCGCCGCCCAGGTGAAGACCGCGGTCGACTCCATCAAGTAG
- the pstC gene encoding phosphate ABC transporter permease subunit PstC, giving the protein MTTAAPQPPEAPESDRPRDTAAAVRSSQGVKAKARLADRVFSGLASGSGTLILVILAAVALFLVVQSLPALTAPPADVSGGAGFWGFVGPLMFGTVYAAALAMLMAVPVAIGIALFISHYAPRRLAQGLGYIIDLLAAVPSVVFGLWGITVLARFLQPFYSFLTDSFGWFPLFAGPVSGTGRTIFTVAVVLAVMILPIVTALCREVFLQTPKLHEEAALALGATRWEMIQTAVLPFGRPGIISASMLGLGRALGETMAVAIVLSPAAVVNFAWFQSTNSNTVAANIALSFPEAYGLKINELIASGLMLFIITLAVNMLARYIISRRKAFSGAN; this is encoded by the coding sequence ATGACGACCGCCGCCCCGCAGCCTCCTGAGGCTCCCGAGTCCGATCGGCCGCGCGACACCGCGGCCGCCGTCCGCAGCAGCCAGGGCGTCAAGGCCAAGGCCCGCCTCGCCGACCGCGTGTTCTCCGGGCTCGCGTCCGGATCCGGCACGCTCATCCTGGTGATCCTCGCGGCCGTCGCGCTGTTCCTCGTGGTGCAGAGCCTCCCGGCCCTCACCGCCCCGCCCGCCGACGTCTCCGGCGGCGCCGGGTTCTGGGGCTTCGTCGGCCCGCTCATGTTCGGCACCGTCTACGCGGCCGCGCTCGCCATGCTCATGGCCGTCCCCGTCGCCATCGGCATCGCGCTCTTCATCTCGCACTACGCGCCCCGCCGCCTGGCGCAGGGCCTCGGCTACATCATCGACCTGCTCGCCGCCGTGCCCTCCGTGGTCTTCGGACTCTGGGGCATCACGGTGCTCGCCCGGTTCCTGCAGCCGTTCTACTCGTTCCTCACCGACTCGTTCGGCTGGTTCCCGCTCTTCGCCGGGCCCGTCTCCGGTACCGGCCGCACCATCTTCACGGTCGCGGTCGTCCTCGCGGTGATGATCCTGCCGATCGTCACCGCGCTCTGCCGCGAGGTGTTCCTGCAGACGCCGAAGCTGCACGAGGAGGCCGCGCTCGCCCTCGGCGCCACGCGCTGGGAGATGATCCAGACCGCGGTGCTCCCCTTCGGCCGCCCGGGCATCATCTCGGCCTCCATGCTCGGCCTCGGCCGGGCGCTCGGCGAGACCATGGCGGTCGCCATCGTCCTCTCCCCCGCGGCGGTCGTGAACTTCGCGTGGTTCCAGTCGACGAACTCGAACACCGTGGCCGCGAACATCGCGCTGAGCTTCCCCGAGGCGTACGGCCTCAAGATCAACGAGCTGATCGCCTCGGGCCTCATGCTCTTCATCATCACGCTGGCCGTGAACATGCTGGCCCGCTACATCATCAGCCGCCGCAAGGCATTCTCCGGAGCGAACTAA
- the pstA gene encoding phosphate ABC transporter permease PstA, with the protein MATTAPSRTRPVASTLPNSLTAGKLHRFTAPAIFLASWIVMAVIFLVLRVSGASEDFNYVGTAVFGTLLFGVALFCISLAVEGERKAKDRVITILVTVAFVLALIPLVSLVFTAITNGSGRFDPLFFNSSLRNVVGAGGGGLHAIMGTLIITAIAAVISIPVGLLSAIYLVEYGRGRLARAITFFVDVMTGIPSIVAGLFAYALLVLFLGPGVRMGFGGAIALSVLMIPVVVRSAEEMLKLVPNELREASYALGVPKWLTVVKIVLPTSLAGIVTGVMLAIARVIGETAPLLIVAGFTQGMNYNPFKDQMMTLPVFVFRQYADQGADAAAYVDRAWTGALVLILIVMALNIIARLIARLFAPKLGR; encoded by the coding sequence ATGGCGACGACAGCCCCCTCCCGCACGCGGCCCGTCGCGAGCACGCTGCCCAACTCCCTCACCGCCGGGAAGCTCCACCGCTTCACGGCCCCGGCGATCTTCCTCGCGTCGTGGATCGTGATGGCCGTCATCTTCCTGGTGCTCCGCGTCTCGGGAGCCTCCGAGGACTTCAACTACGTGGGGACGGCCGTCTTCGGCACGCTCCTGTTCGGCGTGGCGCTGTTCTGCATCTCGCTCGCCGTGGAGGGCGAGCGGAAGGCGAAGGACCGGGTCATCACGATCCTCGTCACGGTCGCGTTCGTGCTCGCCCTCATCCCGCTGGTCTCGCTCGTGTTCACGGCCATCACCAACGGGTCCGGCCGGTTCGACCCGCTGTTCTTCAACTCGAGCCTCCGCAACGTGGTGGGCGCGGGCGGCGGCGGACTGCACGCCATCATGGGCACGCTGATCATCACGGCCATCGCCGCGGTCATCTCCATCCCCGTGGGCCTGCTGTCGGCCATCTACCTCGTCGAGTACGGCCGCGGCCGTCTCGCCCGGGCCATCACGTTCTTCGTCGACGTGATGACGGGCATCCCCTCCATCGTCGCCGGCCTCTTCGCCTACGCGCTGCTCGTGCTGTTCCTCGGCCCGGGCGTCCGCATGGGCTTCGGGGGCGCGATCGCCCTCTCGGTGCTGATGATCCCCGTGGTCGTCCGCAGCGCCGAGGAGATGCTGAAGCTCGTCCCCAACGAGCTCCGCGAGGCGTCGTACGCGCTCGGCGTGCCGAAGTGGCTGACGGTCGTCAAGATCGTGCTGCCGACGTCGCTGGCCGGCATCGTGACGGGCGTCATGCTCGCCATCGCCCGCGTCATCGGCGAGACGGCGCCGCTGCTCATCGTCGCCGGGTTCACGCAGGGCATGAACTACAACCCCTTCAAGGACCAGATGATGACCCTGCCGGTGTTCGTCTTCCGGCAGTACGCCGACCAGGGGGCGGACGCGGCGGCGTACGTCGACCGCGCGTGGACGGGCGCGCTCGTGCTCATCCTCATCGTCATGGCGCTGAACATCATCGCCCGCCTCATCGCCCGCCTCTTCGCCCCCAAGCTCGGCCGCTAG
- the pstB gene encoding phosphate ABC transporter ATP-binding protein PstB yields MSKSIEVNDLNVYYGKFKAVEDVNLRIEPRTVTAFIGPSGCGKSTFLRTLNRMHEVIPGAYVEGEVLVDGNDLYGPGVDPVLVRRQVGMVFQRPNPFPTMSIRDNVLAGVKLNNRKISKSDADALVEQSLMGANLWNEVKDRLALPGSGLSGGQQQRLCIARAIAVQPDVVLMDEPCSALDPISTLAIEDLIEELKAQYTIVIVTHNMQQASRVSDRTAFFNIAGTGKPGKLIEYDDTTTMFSKPSVQATEDYVSGRFG; encoded by the coding sequence TTGTCCAAGAGCATCGAAGTCAACGACCTGAACGTCTACTACGGCAAGTTCAAGGCGGTCGAGGACGTCAACCTGCGGATCGAGCCGCGCACCGTCACCGCCTTCATCGGCCCGTCCGGCTGCGGCAAGTCGACCTTCCTCCGCACGCTCAACCGCATGCACGAGGTCATCCCCGGCGCGTACGTGGAGGGCGAGGTCCTCGTCGACGGCAACGACCTCTACGGCCCGGGCGTCGACCCGGTGCTCGTGCGCCGCCAGGTCGGCATGGTCTTCCAGCGGCCGAACCCGTTCCCCACGATGTCGATCCGCGACAACGTGCTCGCGGGCGTCAAGCTCAACAACCGCAAGATCTCCAAGAGCGACGCCGACGCGCTCGTCGAGCAGTCGCTCATGGGCGCCAACCTCTGGAACGAGGTGAAGGACCGCCTGGCACTGCCCGGATCCGGCCTCTCGGGCGGCCAGCAGCAGCGCCTCTGCATCGCCCGCGCCATCGCGGTGCAGCCCGACGTGGTGCTCATGGACGAGCCGTGCTCCGCGCTCGACCCGATCTCCACGCTCGCCATCGAGGACCTCATCGAGGAGCTCAAGGCGCAGTACACGATCGTGATCGTGACGCACAACATGCAGCAGGCCAGCCGCGTCTCCGACCGCACCGCGTTCTTCAACATCGCGGGCACCGGCAAGCCGGGCAAGCTCATCGAGTACGACGACACCACCACGATGTTCTCGAAGCCCAGCGTGCAGGCCACCGAGGACTACGTCAGCGGCCGCTTCGGCTGA
- a CDS encoding anti-sigma factor, with product MTTDDDLRTLTAAYALGAVDAAEAAEFEALLERDPALRAEVEELRATAADLAWTTQPVDPGPRLKADIMAMLDATPQLPPLPAPSAVTEDDRRPAPVTQLRPAAGTATGPSAATPVAPSASAPRERLGSASSRADQRWFRKPGALLGVAAAAVVLVVGGVVVGTSTGGPDSSQSPQASAYEQVTSASDVVVDTRDVVGGGTATVYFSASQAKTAVEMDDAGPLPEGRVLQLWYVTTSGAVSAGVMPAEDGAGRAVLDGTYHSGDTVAITVEPEGGSEQPTTEPIVAVTAT from the coding sequence ATGACCACCGACGACGACCTCCGCACGCTCACCGCGGCCTACGCCCTCGGCGCGGTCGACGCCGCCGAGGCGGCCGAGTTCGAGGCGCTCCTCGAGCGCGACCCCGCCCTGCGCGCCGAGGTCGAGGAGCTGCGCGCCACGGCGGCCGACCTCGCCTGGACCACCCAGCCGGTGGATCCCGGGCCGCGCCTGAAGGCCGACATCATGGCGATGCTCGACGCGACCCCGCAGCTGCCGCCCCTCCCGGCGCCGTCCGCGGTGACGGAGGACGACCGCCGACCGGCTCCCGTGACCCAGCTGCGCCCCGCCGCGGGCACCGCGACCGGCCCGTCGGCCGCGACCCCGGTCGCGCCTTCCGCGTCCGCTCCCCGTGAGCGTCTCGGATCCGCGTCCTCCCGCGCCGACCAGCGATGGTTCCGCAAGCCCGGCGCCCTCCTCGGCGTCGCGGCGGCGGCCGTCGTGCTCGTCGTCGGCGGCGTGGTCGTCGGCACGAGCACGGGCGGCCCCGACAGCTCGCAGTCGCCCCAGGCCTCCGCGTACGAGCAGGTGACCTCCGCGTCCGACGTGGTCGTCGACACCCGCGACGTCGTCGGCGGCGGCACGGCCACCGTCTACTTCTCCGCCTCCCAGGCGAAGACGGCCGTCGAGATGGACGACGCCGGGCCGCTCCCCGAGGGGCGCGTCCTCCAGCTCTGGTACGTCACCACGTCGGGTGCGGTCTCCGCGGGCGTCATGCCCGCCGAGGACGGCGCCGGCCGCGCGGTGCTCGACGGCACGTACCACTCCGGCGACACCGTGGCCATCACGGTCGAGCCCGAGGGCGGATCCGAGCAGCCCACCACCGAGCCCATCGTGGCGGTCACCGCGACCTGA
- a CDS encoding sigma-70 family RNA polymerase sigma factor: MLGLVPSSIERPDLPGPADPESKEALLGRVAQGDKRAFSELYDQLAPRVLGLVRRLLVDHAQSEEVTQEIFLEIWQSASRFDPAKGAATTWVLTMAHRRAVDRVRASQSSRDRDVRIGIRDHENGYDQVSETVEISIEHERVKKAMTKLTEIQRQAVSLAYYGGYSHSEVASMLDVPIGTVKTRLRDGMIRLRDEMGVAS, translated from the coding sequence ATGCTGGGGCTCGTGCCTTCATCGATCGAGCGTCCCGACCTGCCAGGGCCGGCGGACCCCGAGTCGAAGGAGGCCCTCCTCGGCCGCGTCGCCCAGGGCGACAAGCGCGCCTTCTCGGAGCTCTACGACCAGCTCGCCCCCCGCGTCCTCGGCCTCGTCCGCCGCCTGCTCGTCGACCACGCGCAGTCGGAGGAGGTCACGCAGGAGATCTTCCTCGAGATCTGGCAGTCCGCTTCCCGCTTCGACCCGGCCAAGGGCGCAGCGACCACGTGGGTGCTCACCATGGCCCACCGCCGCGCGGTCGACCGCGTGCGCGCCTCCCAGTCCAGCCGTGACCGCGATGTCCGCATCGGCATCCGCGACCACGAGAACGGCTACGACCAGGTGTCGGAGACCGTCGAGATCAGCATCGAGCACGAGAGGGTGAAGAAGGCGATGACGAAGCTCACCGAGATCCAGCGCCAAGCCGTCTCCCTCGCGTACTACGGCGGCTACAGCCACAGCGAGGTCGCCTCCATGCTCGACGTCCCGATCGGCACCGTGAAGACGCGTCTGCGCGACGGCATGATCCGCCTGCGCGACGAGATGGGGGTCGCATCATGA
- a CDS encoding DNA-directed RNA polymerase subunit beta produces MSGDYHKPTKFSGSKFESMLGGEDPATISRVAHETASALLARVRADPDPAVVDRLISYTDEHGIDAVAELWSRASPRSLPGALWRLYLMRALIRQDPDGVSLLYQRGTDVATSIDPVVAGATAPTGPAEIVELADSILRGLFTGDFAVALDRAGAFSRLAALGATSVADDLDATASPERAGDLTTRALRLSQMAADLVQCARLWRSERLD; encoded by the coding sequence ATGTCCGGCGATTACCACAAGCCCACCAAGTTCTCCGGGTCCAAGTTCGAGAGCATGCTCGGCGGCGAGGACCCCGCCACGATCAGCCGCGTGGCCCACGAGACCGCGTCGGCGCTGCTGGCGCGCGTGCGGGCGGATCCCGACCCCGCGGTCGTCGACCGCCTCATCTCCTACACCGACGAGCACGGGATCGACGCGGTCGCCGAGCTGTGGTCGCGCGCGAGCCCGCGCAGCCTGCCGGGCGCGCTCTGGCGGCTGTACCTGATGCGCGCGCTCATCCGGCAGGATCCCGACGGCGTCAGCCTGCTCTACCAGCGCGGCACCGACGTGGCGACGAGCATCGACCCCGTCGTCGCCGGCGCCACCGCGCCGACGGGACCCGCGGAGATCGTGGAGCTCGCCGACAGCATCCTCCGCGGCCTCTTCACCGGCGACTTCGCGGTGGCCCTCGACCGTGCTGGCGCGTTCAGTCGGCTCGCCGCGCTGGGCGCCACGAGCGTCGCCGACGACCTCGACGCCACGGCGTCCCCGGAGCGCGCGGGCGACCTGACCACGCGCGCCCTGCGCCTCTCGCAGATGGCCGCCGACCTCGTGCAGTGCGCCCGGCTCTGGCGGAGCGAGCGGCTCGACTGA
- a CDS encoding SGNH/GDSL hydrolase family protein — protein MGLSLAALGQVGKPSADAGSVPTGSSASAAPTTERLTAVYLGDSYTAGAGSTKPSEMFATVVSAREQWTTVNLGRGGTGYGATAGKEACGLDYCPTYREMIPEAVAADPDVVIVSGGRNDRDVDAALLEQVEATYADLRSALPDARIVATSPLWDDDPTVPADFDRLGDTIRAAAERAGGVYLDIGQPLLGHPELLSPDGVHPNDAGHRAIGESIDAALPAQ, from the coding sequence GTGGGACTCTCGCTGGCGGCACTCGGACAGGTCGGCAAGCCGTCGGCGGACGCGGGATCCGTACCGACGGGGTCCTCCGCCTCGGCGGCGCCGACGACCGAGCGCCTCACGGCTGTGTACCTCGGTGACTCCTACACGGCTGGTGCCGGAAGCACGAAGCCGTCCGAGATGTTCGCGACGGTCGTCTCCGCGCGTGAGCAGTGGACCACGGTCAACCTCGGCCGGGGCGGGACCGGCTACGGCGCCACCGCCGGCAAGGAGGCGTGCGGCCTCGACTACTGCCCCACATACCGGGAGATGATCCCCGAGGCCGTGGCTGCGGATCCTGACGTGGTCATCGTCTCCGGCGGCCGCAACGATCGCGACGTCGACGCCGCTCTACTCGAGCAAGTCGAGGCGACCTACGCCGACCTCCGCTCCGCACTCCCGGATGCGCGCATCGTCGCGACCTCTCCACTATGGGATGACGACCCGACCGTGCCCGCCGACTTCGATCGCCTCGGTGACACCATCCGCGCGGCGGCCGAGCGTGCCGGCGGCGTGTACCTCGACATCGGGCAGCCCCTCCTCGGGCACCCCGAGCTGCTGTCGCCGGACGGCGTGCATCCGAACGATGCCGGGCACAGGGCGATCGGGGAGAGCATCGACGCAGCTCTCCCGGCGCAGTGA
- a CDS encoding aldose 1-epimerase family protein — protein sequence MRPVTGEQHHLVHAGPSGELRATVVQLAAAIRGLTLDGVDLVEPYGEDLVAPMGAGMVLVPWPNRIRGARYELDGRSQALDVSEPSLGNASHGLLRNTGYTASDRADDRVTLSATVFPQHGYPFLLDTSVTYRLTDDGLVVTHRIRNDSEAAAPVAVGAHPYLAIGGIPSSELTLTVRADTWSEVDDALIPVADHPVGGADEDLREGRVVGELDLNTGYGDVHVEDGTSRHGLTAPDGRGVELWADASFRFLQVYTPREFPTHGSQAVAIEPMTAPADAFNSGVGVRRLEPGEEWTLSWGIRATGF from the coding sequence ATGAGACCCGTCACCGGAGAGCAGCACCACCTCGTCCACGCCGGCCCGTCCGGCGAGCTACGCGCCACCGTCGTGCAGCTCGCGGCCGCCATCCGCGGCCTGACCCTCGACGGCGTCGACCTCGTCGAGCCCTACGGCGAGGACCTCGTCGCCCCCATGGGCGCCGGCATGGTGCTCGTGCCGTGGCCGAACCGCATCCGCGGCGCCCGCTACGAGCTCGACGGGAGGTCCCAGGCGCTCGACGTCTCCGAGCCCTCGCTCGGCAACGCCTCGCACGGGCTCCTCCGCAACACCGGCTACACCGCGTCCGACCGGGCCGACGACCGCGTGACCCTCTCGGCGACCGTCTTCCCGCAGCACGGCTACCCGTTCCTCCTCGACACGTCCGTCACGTACCGGCTCACCGACGACGGTCTCGTCGTCACCCACCGGATCCGCAACGACTCCGAGGCGGCCGCGCCCGTCGCGGTCGGCGCGCACCCCTACCTCGCCATCGGCGGCATCCCCTCCTCCGAGCTCACGCTCACCGTCCGCGCCGACACGTGGTCCGAGGTCGACGACGCGCTGATCCCGGTCGCCGACCACCCCGTCGGCGGCGCCGACGAGGACCTCCGTGAGGGCCGCGTCGTCGGCGAGCTCGACCTCAACACCGGCTACGGCGACGTGCACGTGGAGGACGGCACGAGCCGCCACGGCCTCACCGCGCCCGACGGCCGCGGCGTCGAGCTGTGGGCCGACGCGTCCTTCCGCTTCCTGCAGGTCTACACGCCGCGCGAGTTCCCGACCCATGGGAGCCAGGCCGTCGCCATCGAGCCCATGACCGCGCCTGCGGACGCGTTCAACTCGGGCGTCGGCGTCCGCCGCCTCGAGCCCGGCGAGGAGTGGACCCTCAGCTGGGGCATCCGCGCAACCGGCTTCTGA
- a CDS encoding DeoR/GlpR family DNA-binding transcription regulator gives MADDTASVPAATRRSRILERLADRGFATVSELAADAGVSAVTIRADLDALADSAAVQRVHGGAVLRAGLAAREQSLEVTLESAADAKRAIGRAAADLVESGQSVLLDVGSTTLQVARALVAREDLVDVTVITNGLTLALELERAMPRFTVVVTGGTLRALQHSLVDPLATVVLDRLHPDVAFIGCNGIDVDRGVTNVNLPEAEVKRRMVAASARTVVVADGAKLGRTHLGAVAPLDLVDTLLTDADADPHEVARLRDAGLRVVAAGGSSGAGRP, from the coding sequence ATGGCCGACGACACCGCCTCCGTCCCCGCGGCGACCCGCCGCTCCCGCATCCTCGAGCGGCTCGCCGACCGCGGCTTCGCGACCGTCTCCGAGCTCGCGGCCGACGCGGGCGTCTCCGCGGTGACGATCCGCGCCGACCTCGACGCGCTCGCCGACTCCGCCGCGGTGCAGCGCGTGCACGGCGGCGCGGTCCTCCGCGCGGGCCTCGCCGCACGCGAGCAGAGCCTCGAGGTGACGCTCGAGTCCGCCGCCGACGCCAAGCGCGCCATCGGGCGGGCCGCCGCCGACCTCGTCGAGAGCGGGCAGAGCGTGCTGCTCGACGTCGGCAGCACGACGCTCCAGGTGGCCCGGGCGCTCGTCGCGCGAGAGGACCTCGTCGACGTCACGGTCATCACGAACGGCCTCACCCTGGCGCTGGAGCTCGAGCGCGCCATGCCCCGCTTCACCGTCGTCGTCACGGGCGGCACCCTGCGCGCGCTGCAGCACAGCCTCGTGGATCCGCTCGCCACCGTCGTCCTCGACCGCCTGCACCCCGACGTGGCGTTCATCGGCTGCAACGGCATCGACGTCGACCGCGGCGTCACGAACGTGAACCTGCCGGAGGCCGAGGTGAAGCGGCGGATGGTGGCGGCCAGCGCCCGGACGGTCGTCGTCGCGGACGGCGCCAAGCTCGGCCGCACGCACCTCGGCGCCGTCGCGCCGCTCGACCTCGTCGACACCCTGCTCACGGACGCCGACGCCGACCCGCACGAGGTCGCCCGGCTGCGCGACGCGGGCCTGCGCGTCGTCGCGGCGGGCGGGTCGTCCGGGGCCGGGCGGCCGTAA